Within Candidatus Bathyarchaeota archaeon, the genomic segment CATGAATTTTTAGACCAGATTGGAGCTGTTTCTGGACCTCTTACTGTATCAATTTTAATGTTTTATACAAATAGTAATTACCGCTTAACTTTTAGTTTTCTTTTAATACCTTTTCTAGTTCTCTTAATAGCTTTAGTTTATACATATAAAAATGTTAAAACTTCGATGAGTATTGAATTAAGAAAATCGATGAGTAGAGAAGGTATAAAATTTGAGAAATCTTTTTATATTTATACCTTAGCAGTTGCATTAAATACTATTGGGCTTATTCCAGTTTCACTTATACTTTATAAAGCTTCAATTATTGTTCAACCTATAAATATGCAATGGATTGTGCCATTAATCTACTTATTAATTCAAGGAGTTGATGCTTCTATAGCTTTACTCGCAGGATACTCATATGATAAATTTGGGGTTAAAATTTTAATTTTACCGTTTATTCTTTCATTTTTTCCATCTATACTTGCAATGAGTAATTTTGGATTAAACTTGCTTATAGTTGCAGCTATATTTTTTGGTGCTATTCTTGGAATGCAAGAATCCATTTATCGGGCTGCTGTTTCAAAATTTACATCAATTTCAACAAGGGGTAAAGCATATGGAATTTTTAATACGGTTTATGGTGTTGGGTTTATTTTAAGTGGAGCAATATATGGTTTAATGATTGATTTAAATGCTCCTTTATTTTTAATAGCAGCTTTTACAGGTTTAATGCAGGTTTTAGCAATAACTGTTTTATTAAGGCTTCGTTAAAACTTTTTTATTTAATTTTTTGATAAAGCTTACTAATATTGTTAATACGGAAAGTAATAAAGTAAGTGGTTGAGAAGTTAAGTTAAATTCTGGAATATTAAAATCAAGAGGGTTTAATAGAAAATCAAATGTTACATCTGATCCTTCAGAAACATTTATTATTTTTGCTTCAGGTTTTAATTCTTCTTCTATCACGTTAATTGTGTATTCTCCAGCTGGAAGATACATTTCATAGTATCCATCCCAAGTATATATTGTATAAACGTTTTCTTTTGTTTCTACTATTATTGAAGCCCAACTTACAGTTCTAGCTTCATTGTAAATGTTAATAAATTTTACTAAACCATTTAAGTATCCTCTTTGATCTAACACTATAACTATTGATTTTTCTTCGCCAAGCATAGCATTCGGTATTATTACTGGTTCTTTTAACTCGAATGGCCCTAAGTGATTATATGGAAGAAGAAAAGTTAAGTTTGTTAAATGAGTTTCACCATGAAGTAAAGCTGGTGGAGGAGGATAAAACATTGAATGATAATACCAATTTGTAAGCTCAACAATAATTTTCCAATTTCCACTATAGGAACCGTCTAAATTATTAAGTGAATTTCCCCAAATTCCATGATCAATTGGAAAACGGATTAAACGCCTTAAAGCTTCAGTTAAGCTTGGATCAGAGTAACTATAAAGCCCTGCTAAACGCTT encodes:
- a CDS encoding MFS transporter gives rise to the protein MKLKEAYFSIFLLGIVSLMGDIVYEGARGIIPDYLKFLGVSAFIVGLITGFGEFLGYAVRLISGVLADATRAYWFFMFLGYGLIFSIPALGFFNTWKIIVILILLERLGKAFRSPSRDTILSIVSKNVGAGKAFGFHEFLDQIGAVSGPLTVSILMFYTNSNYRLTFSFLLIPFLVLLIALVYTYKNVKTSMSIELRKSMSREGIKFEKSFYIYTLAVALNTIGLIPVSLILYKASIIVQPINMQWIVPLIYLLIQGVDASIALLAGYSYDKFGVKILILPFILSFFPSILAMSNFGLNLLIVAAIFFGAILGMQESIYRAAVSKFTSISTRGKAYGIFNTVYGVGFILSGAIYGLMIDLNAPLFLIAAFTGLMQVLAITVLLRLR